The DNA region GCTTCTTCGCCCGCGACATCCGCAACCCCCGCTCGCTCGGCAACGAGCGCCAAATCGGCTGGGCCTTGATCTCCCTCCTCCCCGTCTATGAAGCCACCTGGGACCCCCTCTTCTTTGAAGCCGCCCGCGACACCGTCCACCGCCTCCTGGACGGCCTCGACCCCCGCGGCAAATTCAACATCCGCTGGGACAACCGCATCGCCTTCTTCAACGGCATCGCCGCCACCGGCTTCATTTACTACTACCGCGCCACCGGCGACGAGCGCGTGGCCGACGCCGCCCTGCGCGTCATCCACCGCACCCTGGGCATGTATCCCGAATACCTCGGCCGCACCCTCGAGGCCCTCGCCTGGGCCTACCAGCGCACCGGCGACCCGCGCTACCTGGACGCCCTCAAGCTCTCCTACGAAACCACCCTCGCCCGCGCCGTCGCCTGGAACACCCTCGACCTCGGCGCCGGCACCATCTTCACCGTCCACGCCCTCCCCTTCATGGAACGCACCGGCCTCGTCCAGCGGCCCCCGCGCAGCTTCAAGTTGTCCGCCAGCCAGTTCGCCACCGAAAACGGCCTGCACGCCCGCCATGTGCCGGCCGGCTCCGGCGAGCTGTATTTCAAGCTCTCCCACTCCGCCCCGCTCGAACTCATGCTCATCCGCAAAGGCGCTTGGAAGGCGCCGGCCGAGGCCCGCTTGTACGACCCCGCCGGCCGCCTGCTGGCCCACACCGCCTTCCCCGCCACCAACGCCGTCTGGCAGCGCGAATTCCTCCGCGTCCCGCAACCCGCCCCCGGCACGTGGCGGCTGGCGCTCGACGCCCCGCAAATGCCCAACGTGCGCGCCGGCTCCTTCATCACCTGGGACGTCATCTCCGCCCAACCCCTCCCCGCAGTCCTCCTCACCCCGCAATTCGCCGGCCTGGAATTCCTCCATCCGCGCCTCTACACCGTCCCCGCCGCCGGCGCCACCAACATCGTCATCACCCTCGCCGCCGAGGGCGAAGGCTTCAAGAAGGCCGTGCTCTCCGACCCGGCCGGCCGGCCGGCCGGTGTCCTCGAAGCCTTTGTGGACCTCGGCGACGCCGGCCGCTACGTCTATACCCTCCAGGCCCCCATCCCCCCCGCTCACACCCGCGGCCTCTGGAGCCTCCAGTTGCAGGATGTCAGCGTCGTAAATGTGCAGGGCCTGGCCCCCTACTTCGCCACACAACCGGCAGCCTTCTTCAACCCCGAACGAGGGGATTAACACCTCCTTCAAAGCCCTCCCCCGCCTTGGTCACTTGACGCCACCGGCCCTTCCCGGTTAGCCTGCCCGCGTGACCCAACGCTTGTCCCATCTTGTTGCGTCCTGCCCCTCGGGCTCCACGAATGCCATGAAAACCACCGCTTCTCCTCTCACCGCCCCCGTCCCCCGCCGCCGCTTCCTGGCCTCCACCGCCGCCGCCGGCGCGGCCCTCACCCTGCTCAAACCCGCCACCGTCTTCGGCGCGGAAGCCAATTCCCGCCTCGAAGTCGGCCTCATCGGCTGCGGCGGACGCGGCGCCTGGATTGCCGATCTCTTCGCCGCCGACGGCCATTATCAATGGGTGGCCTGCGCCGACTACTTTGGCGACCGCGTCGAAGTGGTGGGCCAGAAACACCAAATCCCGGCCGCCCGCCGCTTCACCGGCCTCAACGCCTACCGCCGCCTCCTCGAAGGCCAACTGGACGCCGTCGTCATTGAAACCCCCCCCTATTTCCATCCCGAACAGGCCGCCGCCGCCGTGGACGCCGGCAAACACGTCTTCATCGCCAAACCCATCGCCATTGACGCCCCCGGCTGCCTCTCCATCGCCGAATCCGGCCGGCGCGCCACCGCCAAAAAACTCGTCTTCCTCGTGGATTTCCAAATCCGCGCCAACGAGCACTTCCGCGAGGCCGTCCGCCGCGTCCACGAAGGCCAGATCGGCCAGCTCATCCTCGGCGACGCCCACTACCCCTGGCGCGGCGGCGGCCGCGGCACCCCTCCCGACACCGCCGAAGGCCGCCTGCGCAACTGGTATTACGTCCTCGAACTGGGCGGCGACTTCATCGTCGAACAAAGCATCCACTCCCTCGACTTCGCCACCTGGATCATCAACGCCGACCCCGTCCGCGCCGTGGGCGGCGGCGGCCGCAAAGTCCGACCCCCCGCCAGCATCTACGACCACTTCGCCCTCACCTTCTGGTTCCCCAACCAGATCCCCCTCGCCTTCACCTGCATCCAATCCATCCCCGAAGTGAAGGATGAAATCACCGCCCGCTGGTTCGGCTCCGACGGCGTCATCTGGGGCGACTACTTCTCCGAAGTCTATGTCCGCGGCAAGGACTTCATGCGCGCCCGCGTGGACAACCTCTACACCACCGGCGCCCAGGTCAACATCCGCGAATTCTGGGAGGCCATCGCCCGCGGACGCTACGACAA from Verrucomicrobiia bacterium includes:
- a CDS encoding Gfo/Idh/MocA family oxidoreductase, which translates into the protein MKTTASPLTAPVPRRRFLASTAAAGAALTLLKPATVFGAEANSRLEVGLIGCGGRGAWIADLFAADGHYQWVACADYFGDRVEVVGQKHQIPAARRFTGLNAYRRLLEGQLDAVVIETPPYFHPEQAAAAVDAGKHVFIAKPIAIDAPGCLSIAESGRRATAKKLVFLVDFQIRANEHFREAVRRVHEGQIGQLILGDAHYPWRGGGRGTPPDTAEGRLRNWYYVLELGGDFIVEQSIHSLDFATWIINADPVRAVGGGGRKVRPPASIYDHFALTFWFPNQIPLAFTCIQSIPEVKDEITARWFGSDGVIWGDYFSEVYVRGKDFMRARVDNLYTTGAQVNIREFWEAIARGRYDNPTVAPSVRSNLTAVLGREAAYRQTELTLAALIKEGKKLEPDLRGVKA